In Torulaspora delbrueckii CBS 1146 chromosome 1, complete genome, one genomic interval encodes:
- the POP1 gene encoding ribonuclease P/MRP protein subunit POP1 (similar to Saccharomyces cerevisiae POP1 (YNL221C); ancestral locus Anc_2.22) → MSGGRKQLNKNQQFKRQKVRDARTIRAEAAGSNELSESGGMLKVQEFIGSREYEIRQLQTAMDKSKAASCTRVFQSLPRKLRRRTASHNVKRIPMRMRNRALREMLKSDQTTTSKSGKGKKHGLNAYQLYRAKMSARLLRLAGKCTSMKIALPADVTAANCNLRQKLRVLRKTLKPENRDSGRLLTNRTGSYDNMSVGALAPIPRGRVKYCKRQRHFTWLPTHIWHAKRSHMIKRWGFQVPWSPTQKCFKMAHRLGGSVAASDGALCMDSSFYGTMILRDLSGGDSEPLKELVSKLTNKRGVIRKYRDSKTWFEGFVHDISEESPVVLGEMDLLWIDFGTALIRLHPSIYTRVFEILLQKLPEGLQIEDCRYALGSITLKGAKSLVALSSILRSSGPSSSYQQLKRISRVTDTSNLPHRTMFAFNCVDPRHLSRPRRVHTSDVNGVPTTDDIVSLQNDFPLEEVTAVLKRLCTATERDQSYNNQQTLKELAKRRQALLSKTPNQHKNIIPYGSEDPSIPLLLAKRQQNKDWVIVLPWFWLLPFWHQLNRVSRIYHFGLRQQQQLNYENRKLYFPDDYPFTEVGYAENTYKGDALRSRWQKKPLSKRVNFEKIPGLHKDSVPAFDGEIGDAFTCDWKLLQLLRNGLTFLSEKPLKLVEVAKTSQFGPNGVREIQTVNDIFELHKDLNAVDQTLSDNPIKLSVPGTSSGEQQWQEPIQLSISQTALNVIPVSCTYIERGRPRDNARIYQIPAQDREHWQKVKNGIYRADGRLDHEIEHPVPSITDLIGFITSGAFHLGEGKGVAHGFIDAKTNDFQYVLIRNVGSTTYRMASIDIINI, encoded by the coding sequence ATGTCTGGTGGTAGgaagcaattgaacaagaaccAGCAATTTAAGCGGCAAAAAGTGAGGGATGCAAGGACTATACGGGCAGAAGCGGCTGGCTCTAATGAGCTGAGCGAAAGTGGCGGGATGCTGAAGGTGCAGGAGTTTATTGGATCCCGAGAGTATGAGATTAGGCAATTGCAAACAGCTATGGATAAATCAAAGGCTGCTAGTTGTACAAGAGTATTTCAATCGCTGCCGAGGAAACTGCGTAGACGTACTGCTTCGCACAATGTGAAAAGGATACCAATGAGAATGCGTAATAGGGCTCTACGTGAGATGTTGAAGAGTGATCAGACGACTACAAGCAAGAGTGGAAAGGGAAAAAAACATGGGTTGAATGCATACCAGTTGTATAGAGCAAAGATGTCGGCGAGACTGCTGAGATTGGCTGGTAAGTGTACTTCGATGAAGATCGCTTTACCTGCGGATGTGACTGCAGCGAATTGTAATCTGAGACAGAAATTGAGAGTTTTGCGGAAGACTTTAAAGCCGGAGAATCGCGATTCTGGGCGTTTACTGACCAACCGTACGGGCAGTTATGATAATATGAGCGTGGGGGCCCTGGCTCCCATCCCTAGAGGTCGAGTCAAGTACTGTAAGAGGCAGAGGCATTTTACTTGGCTTCCAACCCATATCTGGCATGCGAAGAGGTCTCATATGATCAAGAGATGGGGATTCCAAGTTCCTTGGTCACCAACTCAGAAATGCTTTAAGATGGCTCACAGGCTTGGAGGAAGTGTTGCTGCTTCGGATGGAGCACTGTGCATGGATTCCAGTTTCTATGGGACAATGATTCTTCGAGATCTGAGCGGTGGAGATTCGGAACCGCTGAAGGAATTAGTGTCGAAGTTGACTAATAAGCGTGGGGTGATTAGAAAGTATAGGGATTCAAAAACATGGTTCGAAGGATTTGTGCATGATATAAGTGAGGAATCGCCTGTCGTCCTGGGTGAAATGGATTTGCTGTGGATTGATTTCGGCACCGCTCTTATAAGGCTTCATCCATCAATATACACCAGggtttttgaaattttgttACAGAAATTGCCAGAAGGACTACAAATCGAAGATTGTCGATATGCTCTCGGTAGTATAACGCTTAAAGGCGCGAAATCGTTAGTCGCACTTTCGTCGATATTGAGGAGCAGTGGTCCTTCCTCTTCGTATCAGCAGTTAAAGAGGATTTCGAGAGTTACAGATACAAGTAACCTACCACACAGGACGATGTTTGCATTTAACTGCGTAGATCCCAGGCATCTGTCGAGACCAAGACGGGTTCATACTTCAGATGTTAATGGTGTTCCCACAACAGACGATATAGTAAGCTTACAAAACGACTTTCCACTAGAAGAAGTTACGGCAGTGTTGAAGAGGTTGTGTACCGCAACTGAAAGGGACCAATCTTACAATAATCAACAAACTCTAAAAGAACTCGCTAAGAGACGACAAGCGCTGTTATCAAAAACTCCAAATCAACACAAGAATATAATTCCATATGGATCAGAAGACCCATCTATACCCCTGTTACTGGCCAAGAGACAACAGAATAAGGACTGGGTTATAGTTCTACCCTGGTTCTGGTTGCTACCATTCTGGCACCAACTTAACAGAGTCTCTCGGATCTATCACTTCGGGCTCAgacagcagcagcagctaAACTATGAGAATAGGAAGCTGTATTTCCCTGATGACTACCCATTCACCGAGGTTGGCTACGCTGAGAATACGTATAAGGGAGATGCCCTGAGAAGTAGATGGCAGAAGAAGCCACTTTCTAAAAGAGtaaattttgaaaagatacCAGGACTGCACAAAGACTCTGTTCCCGCATTTGATGGTGAAATTGGTGACGCTTTCACCTGCGATTGGAAACTCTTGCAACTACTGAGAAATGGTCTCACCTTTCTGAGCGagaagccattgaaacTAGTCGAAGTCGCCAAGACATCGCAGTTTGGTCCCAACGGGGTGCGAGAGATCCAGACGGTAAACGATATTTTTGAGCTTCACAAAGACCTCAACGCCGTCGATCAAACTTTGAGCGACAATCCTATCAAGCTTTCTGTCCCTGGCACAAGCTCGGGAGAGCAGCAATGGCAAGAACCAATCCAGCTGTCAATAAGCCAAACCGCACTCAATGTAATTCCAGTTTCATGTACCTACATCGAGAGAGGTCGTCCCAGAGATAATGCAAGAATTTACCAAATACCAGCTCAAGACCGAGAACATTGGCAAAAAGTAAAAAATGGTATATATCGGGCAGACGGCAGACTGGACCATGAAATAGAGCACCCTGTGCCATCAATCACAGACCTTATTGGGTTCATCACAAGCGGCGCGTTCCATCTTGGTGAAGGCAAAGGTGTCGCACATGGTTTCATCGACGCCAAAACCAACGATTTCCAATACGTACTAATACGAAACGTTGGCTCTACGACTTATAGAATGGCCTCCATCGATATAATAAATATTTAA
- the ADE12 gene encoding adenylosuccinate synthase (similar to Saccharomyces cerevisiae ADE12 (YNL220W); ancestral locus Anc_2.23) — translation MVNVVLGSQWGDEGKGKLVDLLVGHYDLVARCAGGNNAGHTIVVDGVKYDFHMLPSGLVNPGCQNLLGNGVVIHVPSFFKELEDLEAKGLKDARGRLFISSRAHLVFDFHQRTDKLRELELSGRAKDGKNIGTTGKGIGPTYSTKASRSGIRVHHLVNDNPESWDEFVTKYRRLLETRRQRYGDFDYDAEEELARFKKYKEELKPFVVDSVVFMHKAIEAKKKILVEGANALMLDIDFGTYPFVTSSNTGIGGVVTGLGIPPRTIDEVYGVVKAYTTRVGEGPFPTEQLNEFGEKLQEIGAEFGVTTGRKRRCGWLDLVILKYSTLINGYTSLNITKLDVLDTFKEIPIGISYSINGKKLDLFPEDLTTLGKVEVEYVTLPGWNQDITKIKNYDDLPENAKKYLSYIEDFVGVPIEWVGTGPSRDSMLHKNIK, via the coding sequence ATGGTCAACGTAGTGCTTGGCTCTCAATGGGGGGACGAAGGTAAAGGCAAGTTGGTCGATTTGCTAGTGGGCCATTACGATCTTGTTGCCCGTTGTGCTGGTGGAAATAACGCTGGTCATACGATCGTGGTCGATGGTGTGAAGTATGATTTCCATATGTTGCCATCTGGGTTGGTTAACCCAGGTTGTCAAAACTTGTTGGGAAATGGTGTTGTCATCCACGTTCCATCGTTCTTTAAGGAATTGGAGGATCTTGAAGCTaaaggtttgaaagatgctaGAGGAAGATTGTTCATTTCTTCGAGAGCTCATTTGGTCTTTGATTTCCATCAGCGTACTGATAAGTTGAGAGAACTTGAATTGTCTGGTCGTGCAAAGGATGGTAAGAACATCGGTACCACTGGTAAAGGTATTGGTCCAACTTATTCTACCAAGGCTTCGAGGTCTGGTATCAGAGTTCACCATCTGGTAAATGATAATCCAGAATCTTGGGATGAATTTGTCACTAAGTATAGAAGACTATTAGAGACCAGAAGGCAACGTTATGGTGATTTCGACTatgatgctgaagaagaattggctcgtttcaagaaatacaaggaagaattgaaaccATTTGTTGTGGATTCCGTGGTTTTCATGCACAAGGCTATTGAAGccaaaaagaagatcttggTTGAAGGTGCCAATGCTTTGATGTTGGATATTGATTTCGGTACTTATCCATTCGTCACTTCCTCTAACACTGGTATCGGTGGTGTGGTTACTGGTTTGGGTATCCCACCACGTACTATCGATGAAGTTTACGGTGTTGTCAAAGCCTACACTACTAGAGTCGGTGAAGGTCCTTTCCCAACTGAGCAATTGAACGAGTTCGGtgagaaattgcaagaaattGGTGCCGAGTTTGGTGTCACTACTGGTCGTAAGCGTCGTTGCGGTTGGTTAGATCTTGTCATACTGAAGTACTCTACTTTGATCAACGGTTACACCAGTTTGAATATAACAAAATTGGATGTTCTAGatactttcaaagagatccCAATCGGTATCTCTTATTCTATCAACGGTAAGAAATTGGATTTGTTCCCAGAAGATTTGACTACTTTGGGTAAAGTCGAAGTTGAATACGTTACTTTGCCAGGTTGGAACCAGGACATTACCAAGATTAAGAATTACGATGACTTACCagaaaatgccaagaaataTCTGAGTTACATCGAAGATTTCGTTGGTGTCCCAATTGAATGGGTTGGTACTGGTCCATCAAGAGACAGCATGTTGCACAAGAACATCAAATAG
- the ALG9 gene encoding dolichyl-P-Man:Man(6)GlcNAc(2)-PP-dolichol alpha-1,2-mannosyltransferase (similar to Saccharomyces cerevisiae ALG9 (YNL219C); ancestral locus Anc_2.24), whose product MNCKLVTTALILLLGFSRLSLQPITSVISDCDETFNYWEPLNLLVRGFGKQTWEYSPEYSIRSWAFLLPIWGFLYPLNKLVNFDADWNFYVTRGLLGLGSFLLECNLHREIANTLSLKVANLWLIFQLFSPGWFHSSVELLPSSVAMLLYLGSIKYALRYLSRHSTSSFLASLAFNVIAGVVGWPFVLVLSLPLCFHYLCTHRLIVTMRTAFDSAVIIALITAVVFAIDSIFYGKFAPVSWNIFWYNVINADAESGPNIFGVESWSYYLFNMFLNFPLPVLMLSVIGLFHLRLWPLWSSLLLWISVFIAQPHKEERFLYPVYALVTLSASVGFNNLLQLFNRSKSMQRLIKFATISTVVIIGASRITALLVNYSAPLTVYSELHLSNSTSDHTVNVCTGREWYHFPNSFFLPDNHRLRFTASGFDGLLPGDFPEDGSLFSKIRQVPEGMNKKNIFDKGKLWPADNCDYYVDIMIPTDNSKDHYNPHIMPRDWHKLRCAHFIDVEHSKILGRAFYIPSVISDFLQSHFPKYWNKVYGAQKVDYCLFEKTHTSQTV is encoded by the coding sequence ATGAATTGCAAACTAGTGACTACAGCCTTGATACTTTTGTTGGGCTTTTCGCGGTTGTCTTTGCAGCCTATAACTTCTGTCATCTCTGATTGTGATGAGACCTTCAATTATTGGGAACCACTGAATTTGTTGGTCAGAGGGTTTGGAAAGCAGACATGGGAATACTCTCCTGAGTATTCAATCAGGTCTTGGGCGTTTTTGTTGCCCATTTGGGGATTTCTCTACCCACTGAACAAACTGGTGAACTTCGATGCCGATTGGAATTTCTACGTTACAAGAGGACTACTAGGGTTGGGAAGTTTTTTGTTGGAGTGTAACTTGCACCGAGAAATTGCCAACactctttctttgaaagttgcTAATTTATGGCTTATCTTTCAGCTGTTTAGCCCTGGATGGTTCCACTCATCGGTTGAGCTGCTACCTTCATCAGTCGCTATGCTTCTCTACCTGGGTTCAATCAAGTATGCGTTACGTTATCTATCGAGACACTCAACatcaagtttcttggcaaGTCTTGCCTTCAATGTAATCGCGGGTGTTGTGGGTTGGCCGTTCGTGCTCGTGTTGAGTCTCCCATTGTGCTTCCACTACTTGTGCACACACAGGCTCATTGTGACCATGCGCACTGCTTTTGATTCCGCAGTGATCATAGCATTGATAACCGCTGTTGTGTTTGCCATAGATTCTATATTCTATGGTAAATTTGCTCCTGTGTCATGGAACATCTTTTGGTATAATGTGATTAATGCTGATGCAGAATCTGGTCCAAACATCTTTGGTGTCGAATCGTGGTCTTACTACCTGTTCAACATGTTTTTGAACTTTCCTCTACCTGTACTAATGTTGTCAGTCATTGGACTATTCCATCTACGTCTATGGCCCTTGTGGAGTTCTTTACTGCTGTGGATCAGTGTCTTTATTGCTCAGCCTCACAAGGAAGAGAGATTTTTGTATCCAGTGTATGCTTTAGTCACATTGAGTGCCAGTGTTGGGTTCAACAATCTGCTGCAACTTTTTAACCGCTCCAAATCAATGCAGAGGTTGATCAAGTTTGCTACTATATCCACAGTGGTAATAATCGGTGCTTCTCGTATCACAGCGCTGTTGGTAAATTACAGCGCTCCATTGACAGTTTACTCTGAATTACATTTGTCCAATTCTACTAGCGACCATACGGTAAACGTTTGTACTGGCCGTGAATGGTACCACTTCCCAAACTCATTCTTTCTACCTGACAACCACCGGTTGAGATTCACTGCATCTGGGTTTGACGGGTTGCTACCTGGGGATTTCCCAGAGGATGGCTCCTTATTCTCCAAGATCAGGCAAGTGCCCGAGGggatgaacaagaagaatatctttgataagGGCAAACTTTGGCCAGCAGATAATTGCGATTACTATGTTGACATAATGATCCCAACCGATAACTCAAAGGATCACTATAACCCACATATCATGCCCCGTGATTGGCACAAACTCAGATGTGCTCACTTCATCGACGTTGaacattcaaaaattttgggTAGAGCCTTCTACATTCCCTCAGTGATTTCAGATTTCTTACAATCGCACTTCCCCAAGTATTGGAACAAAGTATATGGCGctcaaaaagttgattaCTGCTTGTTCGAGAAGACTCATACATCTCAGACTGTTTAG
- the PHO13 gene encoding 4-nitrophenylphosphatase (similar to Saccharomyces cerevisiae PHO13 (YDL236W); ancestral locus Anc_2.25) — MTTGSPTKISTKAIAQEFLDSFDTFLFDCDGVLWLGSHLLPSIKETLGLLNQLGKQLVFVTNNSTKSRAAYTKKFASFGIDVKEDQIFTSGYASAVYVRDFLKLEPGKDKVWVFGESGISEELALMGFESLGGVDPRLDEAFDHKTSPFLVNGLDPNVRCVVAGLDTKINYHRLAVSLQYLQQEDKVHFVGTNVDSTFPQKGFIFPGAGSCIASLACSSGRTPIYCGKPNINMLNTIVSAKNLDKSRCCMVGDRLNTDIRFGVEGKLGGTLLVLTGIETEERALENTADHPNPKFYADKLGDVYELTH, encoded by the coding sequence atgacAACCGGTAGTCCCACCAAGATCAGCACGAAAGCCATAGCTCAGGAATTTTTGGACAGTTTCGATACTTTCCTATTCGACTGTGATGGAGTTCTGTGGTTAGGAAGCCACTTATTGCCTAGCATCAAGGAGACCTTGGGCCTATTGAACCAGCTAGGAAAGCAGCTGGTCTTTGTCACCAACAACTCTACCAAATCCCGTGCGGCTTACACCAAGAAGTTTGCTTCTTTTGGGATCGATGTCAAGGAAGATCAGATTTTTACTTCTGGATATGCCTCTGCTGTCTATGTCCGTGATTTCCTCAAGCTAGAACCCGGTAAGGATAAGGTTTGGGTCTTTGGTGAAAGTGGTATTAGTGAAGAGTTGGCCTTAATGGGTTTTGAGTCTCTTGGAGGAGTAGATCCTAGATTGGACGAGGCCTTCGACCATAAGACTTCTCCTTTTTTGGTCAACGGATTGGATCCTAACGTGCGCTGTGTAGTCGCCGGTTTGGACACCAAGATTAATTACCATCGTTTGGCTGTTAGTCTACAATATTTGCAACAAGAGGACAAGGTACATTTTGTCGGAACCAATGTGGACTCTACGTTCCCTCAAAAGGGCTTCATTTTCCCTGGAGCGGGCTCCTGTATCGCTTCACTTGCGTGTTCATCTGGCAGGACCCCCATCTACTGTGGTAAACCAAATATCAACATGTTGAATACTATCGTTTCCGCAAAGAACCTCGATAAGTCCCGCTGTTGCATGGTTGGTGACAGACTTAACACCGATATCAGATTTGGTGTCGAAGGTAAGCTGGGCGGAACTTTACTAGTTCTCACCGGTATTGAAACCGAGGAAAGAGCGTTGGAGAATACTGCTGatcatccaaatccaaaGTTCTACGCAGACAAGTTGGGTGACGTTTATGAATTGACTCACTGA